A section of the Marinitoga hydrogenitolerans DSM 16785 genome encodes:
- a CDS encoding ABC transporter ATP-binding protein has protein sequence MQTKIGGVNIIKEFFKKNWWRYLIGITFLLVIDYMQIFIPKRIGDIMDDLKLIKDFEVIKLSIYSILILAISIMIGRFIWRFFIFGTSRLFEFKTANIMFSHILDQSYDFYDKWRTGDLMTRFTEDLNAVRMAMGPSIVMIIDTVFMSTITIIAMINFVNPKLTLLSLTPLPIIGLITLFFGRTIRKLFKNLQKTISDLSDHTEESYAGIHVVKVFSLENTMKKRFNDRSMKYYDAQMKLIKTWGLMFPLIQFLASLSGVLAIYFGGKMVINNEITFGQLVMFYSYIGMLVWPMMAVGWVVNVLQRGKASYQRLMEIMKSKSSVIEPENIDRSYKFKGHIKINNLNFKYSGSEKYALKNINMEIKPGEMVAFVGKIGSGKSTLPKLLLKFYPVEDNTIFIDGIDINKIHSKIIRDNIAYVPQESFLFSMPIEDNISFAHPKEVKKAPKYAKIANVHEDIIDLPEKYKTLVGERGVTLSGGQKQRVSIARALAKNAPFIILDDCLSAVDTETEEAIITNLRNNTVNKTMIVISHRLKAVRNADKIYVFENGEIIEQGNHNELLALEGAYYSMYMKQLIEEKLEEE, from the coding sequence ATCGGGGGTGTTAATATTATAAAAGAATTTTTTAAAAAAAATTGGTGGAGGTATTTAATAGGAATAACCTTTTTATTGGTTATCGATTATATGCAAATTTTTATTCCTAAAAGAATTGGGGATATAATGGATGATCTAAAACTTATTAAAGATTTTGAAGTAATAAAGTTATCTATTTATTCAATATTGATATTAGCAATATCAATAATGATTGGGCGATTTATATGGCGTTTTTTTATTTTTGGCACATCCAGATTATTTGAATTTAAAACAGCAAATATTATGTTTTCACATATTTTAGACCAATCATATGATTTTTATGATAAATGGAGAACTGGTGACTTAATGACCAGGTTTACGGAAGATCTAAATGCAGTAAGAATGGCTATGGGGCCATCGATAGTAATGATTATAGATACTGTATTTATGTCTACTATAACGATAATAGCAATGATAAATTTTGTTAATCCTAAGTTAACGCTATTATCTTTGACACCTTTGCCGATAATAGGATTAATAACGTTGTTTTTTGGAAGGACAATAAGGAAATTATTTAAAAATTTACAAAAAACTATATCAGATCTTTCAGATCATACCGAAGAAAGTTATGCTGGTATACATGTGGTTAAGGTGTTTTCATTAGAAAATACAATGAAAAAAAGATTTAATGATAGATCTATGAAATATTATGATGCACAAATGAAATTAATTAAAACATGGGGTTTAATGTTTCCGCTAATACAATTCTTAGCCTCATTATCAGGGGTTTTAGCAATATATTTTGGCGGGAAAATGGTAATAAATAATGAAATTACATTTGGGCAATTAGTAATGTTCTACTCATATATAGGTATGCTTGTGTGGCCTATGATGGCTGTAGGTTGGGTAGTAAATGTTCTCCAAAGGGGGAAGGCTTCTTATCAAAGATTAATGGAAATAATGAAATCAAAATCATCAGTTATAGAACCAGAAAATATAGATAGAAGTTATAAATTTAAAGGTCATATAAAAATAAATAATCTTAATTTTAAATATTCTGGTTCAGAAAAATATGCTTTAAAAAATATTAATATGGAAATAAAACCAGGAGAGATGGTAGCATTTGTAGGTAAAATAGGTTCAGGTAAATCGACTCTTCCAAAATTATTATTGAAATTTTATCCAGTTGAAGATAATACAATATTTATAGATGGAATAGATATAAATAAGATACATTCTAAGATTATTAGAGATAACATTGCATATGTTCCACAGGAATCTTTTTTATTTTCAATGCCAATAGAAGATAATATAAGTTTTGCCCATCCGAAAGAAGTTAAAAAAGCTCCAAAATATGCAAAAATAGCAAATGTTCATGAGGATATAATAGATTTACCAGAAAAATATAAAACATTAGTAGGTGAAAGAGGAGTTACGCTTTCTGGTGGTCAAAAACAAAGGGTTTCAATAGCCAGGGCTTTAGCTAAAAATGCTCCGTTTATTATCTTGGATGATTGTCTTTCTGCTGTTGATACTGAAACAGAAGAAGCAATAATAACTAATCTTAGAAATAATACAGTTAATAAAACAATGATTGTTATATCACACAGATTAAAAGCTGTTAGAAATGCTGATAAAATTTATGTTTTTGAAAATGGTGAAATAATAGAACAAGGAAATCATAATGAATTATTAGCATTAGAAGGTGCATATTATAGTATGTATATGAAACAGTTAATTGAAGAAAAATTAGAGGAGGAATAA